In Triticum urartu cultivar G1812 chromosome 6, Tu2.1, whole genome shotgun sequence, the following proteins share a genomic window:
- the LOC125515059 gene encoding uncharacterized protein LOC125515059 has product MSSPRRRPRSSAAAPLDDDDLLAEILLRLPPQPSSLPRASAVCKFWRSLASDPGFSRRFRAHHRRNPPLLGCFVHDFCEVRFQPTLEPPNRVPQSRFPFAIAAGDRFHILGCRHGLVLIFHDSQKQLLVWDPFTGDQHRLDIPPGFAVEKTWIGAAVLRAPGDFHHFQVVLVGNSDIQSTQAVASVYSSVTAVWDNLVSTPLPSEDSGFLTMVYTGMPAVMVGGSFYWLLYGNSQEILEFDLDKRSLALIPMPVGNTRDMGEGNIWVMPAEGGGLGFLFLRGFCAQLWKRKTDCKGVSSWVLGRSIDLDKLLSLNSEMEIGYPSILGFAEDNNVVLLWTSVGIFTVQFESLQFKKLFESHDWYRCCPFEGVYTADGGNGGGPSGAKLLYNT; this is encoded by the exons ATGAGcagcccccgccgccgcccccgctccTCGGCGGCGGCGCCGCTGGACGACGACGACCTGCTCGCCGAGATCCTCCTCCGCCTCCCCCCGCAGCCCTCATCCCTCCCCCGCGCCTCCGCCGTCTGCAAGTTCTGGCGCAGCCTCGCCTCCGACCCCGGCTTCTCCCGCCGCTTCCGCGCGCACCACCGCAGAAACCCTCCCCTCCTCGGCTGCTTCGTCCATGATTTTTGCGAGGTTCGCTTCCAGCCTACCCTGGAGCCCCCCAATCGCGTCCCGCAATCCCGCTTCCCCTTCGCAATCGCCGCTGGCGACCGCTTCCACATCCTCGGATGCCGCCATGGCCTCGTACTCATCTTCCACGACTCACAGAAGCAGCTCCTGGTGTGGGACCCATTCACCGGCGACCAGCACCGCCTGGACATTCCCCCGGGGTTCGCCGTGGAGAAAACCTGGATCGGCGCGGCGGTGCTTCGTGCTCCCGGAGATTTCCACCATTTCCAGGTGGTCTTGGTAGGCAATAGCGACATTCAAAGTACACAAGCTGTAGCCTCTGTTTACTCGTCGGTGACCGCTGTATGGGACAATCTCGTCTCAACACCGCTTCCATCAGAGGATTCTGGTTTTCTCACCATGGTTTACACGGGCATGCCTGCTGTGATGGTTGGGGGTTCCTTTTATTGGTTGCTTTATGGGAATTCGCAAGAAATCCTTGAATTTGATTTGGATAAGCGGAGCCTGGCTTTAATACCCATGCCAGTGGGGAACACTCGAGACATGGGCGAAGGCAATATTTGGGTTATGCCGGCAGAGGGTGGTGGCCTTGGTTTCCTCTTCCTGAGAGGCTTTTGTGCCCAATTATGGAAGAGGAAGACCGATTGCAAGGGTGTTTCTTCATGGGTGCTGGGAAGAAGTATTGATCTCGACAAGTTACTTTCCTTGAATTCAGAGATGGAGATAGGGTACCCATCGATACTAGGGTTTGCAGAGGACAATAATGTGGTGTTATTGTGGACGTCTGTCGGCATCTTCACGGTCCAGTTTGAATCATTGCAGTTCAAGAAACTTTTCGAATCCCATGACTGGTATCGCTGTTGTCCATTTGAAGGTGTCTATACTGCAG ACGGGGGCAATGGTGGTGGACCCTCTGGAGCTAAACTTTTGTACAATACATAA